The Armatimonadota bacterium genome includes a window with the following:
- the metX gene encoding homoserine O-acetyltransferase, producing MLDQTDVQTAPGSVGLVQTQYFTFPGPLRLASGKELGPITLAYETYGELNSDRSNAILVEHALSGDAHVAGRHHPDDRKPGWWDMMVGPGKALDTTKYFVICANCIGGCMGSTGPSSINPATGRPYAMSFPVITIQDMVEAETYLLDHLGIERVLCVIGGSMGGMRTLQWAVSHPERVRLAIPIATTSRHTAQAIAFDEVGRQAIMADPNWNGGDYYGGPRPERGLAIARMIGHITYLSDEAMHRKFGRNLIRDNGLEFGFEEEFQVQSYLRYQGDSFVQRFDANSYLYITKAMDYFDLTQPSGSLKKELSRVRAKFLVISFTSDWLYPTYQSREIVTALRHNNAYVTFAEITTPHGHDAFLLESRQLTSLISNFLSYAVD from the coding sequence ATGCTAGATCAGACAGACGTTCAGACCGCTCCCGGAAGCGTGGGACTGGTCCAGACGCAGTATTTCACCTTCCCCGGCCCCCTGCGGCTTGCCAGCGGCAAGGAGTTGGGGCCCATCACGCTCGCCTACGAAACCTACGGTGAACTGAACTCCGACCGCTCCAACGCCATCCTGGTGGAACACGCCCTTTCCGGCGATGCTCACGTTGCCGGGCGGCACCATCCCGATGACCGTAAGCCCGGCTGGTGGGACATGATGGTGGGTCCGGGCAAGGCGCTGGACACAACGAAATATTTTGTCATCTGTGCCAACTGCATCGGGGGGTGCATGGGGTCGACGGGGCCCTCCTCCATCAATCCGGCCACAGGGCGGCCGTATGCCATGTCGTTCCCGGTCATCACCATTCAAGACATGGTGGAGGCCGAGACATACCTGCTGGATCATCTGGGAATCGAACGGGTGCTGTGCGTCATCGGCGGCAGCATGGGAGGGATGCGGACGCTTCAGTGGGCGGTCAGCCACCCGGAGCGCGTACGGCTTGCCATCCCCATCGCCACAACCAGCCGACACACTGCTCAGGCCATCGCCTTCGACGAGGTCGGACGGCAGGCGATCATGGCCGATCCCAATTGGAACGGGGGTGACTATTACGGAGGTCCGCGTCCGGAGCGGGGCCTGGCCATCGCCCGGATGATCGGGCACATCACCTATCTTTCCGACGAGGCCATGCACCGCAAGTTCGGGCGCAATCTCATCCGCGACAACGGGCTGGAGTTCGGGTTCGAGGAAGAGTTCCAGGTTCAGAGCTATCTCCGCTATCAGGGGGATAGCTTTGTCCAGAGATTTGACGCGAACTCTTACCTTTACATCACGAAGGCGATGGACTATTTCGACTTGACCCAGCCGAGCGGGAGCCTGAAAAAAGAACTGTCTCGGGTCCGGGCCAAGTTCCTGGTCATCAGCTTCACTTCGGACTGGCTGTATCCCACCTATCAGTCACGGGAGATCGTCACCGCCTTGCGCCACAACAACGCCTATGTGACGTTCGCGGAGATCACCACGCCGCACGGGCATGACGCATTCCTGCTGGAGAGCCGCCAGCTCACCAGCCTGATCTCGAACTTCTTGAGCTATGCCGTTGACTGA
- the metW gene encoding methionine biosynthesis protein MetW gives MTEPAAPPLPREETLQRTAPLKGELEYIIELVEPGTRVLDLGCGTGDLLKALQERKRVFPQGVDIDEEAIQVCVSKGLPVYHGDLDEGLADFGDQALDYVILTNVIQVLHRPDFLMREAARVGRRVIVSFPNFAHWSARLQLALLGRMPRTKRLPYEWYDSPNIHLTTIRDFQELLGREKLRIHRRVFLRSTRDGRFVPVRLWPNLLAEQAIFMVSRD, from the coding sequence TTGACTGAGCCCGCCGCACCCCCTCTGCCCCGTGAGGAAACACTGCAGCGCACCGCGCCGCTGAAAGGCGAGCTGGAATACATTATCGAGCTGGTTGAGCCGGGCACTCGGGTGCTGGACCTGGGCTGCGGTACGGGCGACCTGCTGAAAGCGCTGCAGGAACGCAAGAGAGTCTTTCCCCAGGGAGTAGATATCGATGAGGAGGCCATCCAGGTCTGTGTGTCCAAGGGGCTGCCCGTCTATCACGGCGACCTCGACGAAGGGCTCGCGGACTTCGGCGACCAGGCGCTGGATTATGTCATCCTCACGAACGTCATCCAGGTGCTGCATCGCCCGGACTTCCTGATGCGGGAGGCCGCGCGTGTCGGGCGCAGGGTCATCGTCAGCTTCCCCAATTTCGCCCACTGGAGCGCCCGGCTGCAGCTTGCGCTCCTCGGCCGGATGCCCAGGACGAAGCGGCTGCCCTACGAGTGGTACGACAGCCCGAACATTCACCTGACCACCATCCGGGACTTTCAAGAACTGCTCGGTAGAGAGAAGTTGAGGATTCACCGCAGGGTCTTCCTGCGCAGCACGCGAGACGGGCGCTTTGTGCCTGTCCGGCTCTGGCCCAACCTGCTGGCGGAGCAGGCCATCTTCATGGTCTCCCGCGACTGA
- the mrpE gene encoding cation:proton antiporter, which produces MFAWNMVLALAWAALHGEFSLTSLSVGFAVGYLLLALLVRGGLVGQSPYTARASRAAGFIAFFLWELVLANIRIAHDVLTPKHHMQPGIVAIPLDAKTDAEITLLANLITLTPGTLSLDVSEDRRVLYIHAMYIPNGDTDALRADVKNGFERRLLETLR; this is translated from the coding sequence GTGTTCGCCTGGAACATGGTTCTGGCGCTGGCGTGGGCGGCCCTTCACGGGGAGTTCTCTCTCACGTCACTCTCGGTGGGATTCGCGGTGGGCTATCTGCTGCTTGCGTTGCTGGTCCGCGGAGGGCTTGTGGGACAGAGCCCGTACACGGCGCGCGCCAGCCGCGCCGCAGGATTCATCGCCTTCTTCCTTTGGGAACTGGTGCTGGCCAATATCCGCATCGCCCATGACGTTCTGACTCCGAAACATCATATGCAGCCGGGCATCGTGGCGATCCCGCTGGACGCCAAGACGGATGCGGAGATAACACTGCTGGCCAACCTCATTACTCTGACGCCTGGCACGCTGAGCCTGGATGTATCTGAAGACCGCAGGGTACTCTACATACACGCGATGTATATCCCGAATGGCGACACAGACGCCCTGCGCGCCGACGTAAAGAACGGCTTTGAACGGCGGCTGCTGGAGACGCTGAGATGA
- the mrpD gene encoding cation:proton antiporter codes for MSALTVIPILIPLGCAVASLLARRNIRLQRRLAVAGTAALLIAAIILMISVLRHGVLCTQAGNWPAPFGITLVADILTSVMVLLTGLMGLATAIYSMASMDEARERFGYYPLLHMLLCGVNGAFLTGDLFNLYVWFEVMLIASFVLLALGGERAQMEGAIKYVTLNLMASALFLAGVGILYGMAGTLNMADLSLKLRDTGHSGLITCVAMLFLTAFGVKAALFPVFCWLPASYHTPPVAVSAIFAGLLTKVGVYSLLRVFTLIFTQDIPYTQTILLWAAGLTMVTGVLGAFAQNEFRRILSFHSISQIGYMVMGLGLFSPLALAGSVYFVVHHSVVKTNLFLISGVAHRLCGSFELKKLGGLYSSSPLVAGLFFVVAMSLAGMPPLAGFVAKFILARAGLDARQWVIVGVALAVGMVTLMSMTKIWAEAFWKAAPGSAVPERPSGKVLTTLLVPVAFLGALTILMGIQAAPLVHIALRAAEQILDNSQYIAAVLGEGAR; via the coding sequence ATGAGCGCGCTGACAGTCATTCCCATACTCATCCCGCTGGGCTGCGCCGTGGCCTCGCTGCTGGCCCGGCGCAACATCCGGCTGCAACGGCGTCTGGCAGTGGCGGGCACGGCGGCGCTCCTGATCGCGGCCATCATCCTGATGATCAGCGTGCTGCGCCACGGGGTGCTCTGCACGCAAGCGGGCAACTGGCCCGCGCCGTTCGGCATTACCCTGGTGGCCGACATCTTGACTTCCGTGATGGTGCTGTTGACGGGCCTGATGGGGCTGGCCACAGCCATCTACTCGATGGCCTCCATGGATGAGGCGCGGGAGCGGTTCGGATACTATCCTCTGCTCCATATGTTGCTGTGCGGCGTAAACGGGGCCTTCCTGACGGGTGATCTGTTCAACCTTTACGTCTGGTTCGAGGTGATGCTGATCGCCTCGTTCGTGCTGCTCGCCCTGGGCGGAGAAAGGGCGCAGATGGAAGGGGCCATCAAATACGTCACGCTCAACCTTATGGCGAGCGCTCTCTTCCTGGCAGGGGTGGGAATCCTTTACGGAATGGCCGGCACACTGAACATGGCGGATCTTTCGCTGAAGCTCCGCGACACGGGACACTCCGGGCTGATTACTTGCGTGGCGATGCTGTTTCTGACGGCATTCGGCGTGAAGGCGGCGTTGTTCCCGGTGTTCTGCTGGCTTCCGGCGTCCTATCACACTCCGCCGGTCGCGGTGTCGGCCATCTTCGCCGGGCTTCTGACCAAGGTGGGCGTATACTCTCTGCTGCGGGTATTCACCCTGATCTTCACGCAGGACATCCCCTACACACAGACCATCCTCCTCTGGGCGGCAGGGCTGACGATGGTGACGGGGGTGCTCGGCGCCTTCGCGCAGAACGAGTTCCGCAGGATCCTGAGCTTCCACAGCATCAGTCAGATCGGCTACATGGTGATGGGCCTGGGACTTTTCTCCCCGCTGGCCCTGGCGGGGTCCGTCTATTTCGTTGTGCATCACAGTGTGGTCAAAACCAACCTGTTTTTGATCAGTGGCGTGGCGCACAGGCTCTGCGGATCATTCGAGCTGAAAAAGCTGGGGGGGTTGTATTCCTCCTCGCCGCTGGTGGCCGGACTGTTCTTTGTGGTGGCCATGTCGCTGGCCGGGATGCCGCCGCTCGCCGGGTTCGTCGCCAAGTTCATTCTCGCAAGAGCCGGGCTGGACGCCCGTCAGTGGGTCATCGTGGGGGTGGCGCTGGCCGTCGGGATGGTGACACTGATGTCCATGACCAAGATCTGGGCGGAAGCTTTCTGGAAGGCAGCGCCGGGGAGTGCGGTTCCAGAGCGGCCTTCCGGAAAGGTTTTGACGACACTGCTTGTGCCGGTGGCGTTTCTCGGTGCACTGACGATACTCATGGGAATCCAGGCGGCTCCGCTGGTCCACATCGCGTTGCGCGCCGCGGAGCAGATACTCGATAACTCCCAATACATCGCCGCTGTCCTGGGAGAGGGTGCGCGATAG
- the mrpC gene encoding cation:proton antiporter codes for METLLAVVIGVLYAAGIYMMLRRSLVKLIIGLALLSNAANLLIFTSGGLVPARPPLVVPGESVPAAPFADPLPQALILTAIVISFGVMAFALALFYRAAEEAGADDLDRLTSTDT; via the coding sequence GTGGAGACCCTTCTGGCCGTGGTCATCGGAGTGCTCTACGCCGCAGGCATCTACATGATGCTGCGCAGGAGTCTGGTGAAACTGATCATCGGGCTGGCGCTCCTGAGCAACGCGGCCAACCTGCTGATCTTCACATCCGGCGGTCTGGTGCCCGCGAGACCGCCCCTTGTCGTGCCGGGAGAATCGGTCCCGGCAGCGCCATTCGCCGACCCGCTCCCCCAGGCATTGATCCTGACAGCCATCGTCATCAGCTTCGGAGTGATGGCCTTCGCGCTGGCGCTTTTCTACAGAGCCGCGGAAGAAGCGGGAGCCGACGACCTGGATCGTCTGACGAGCACGGACACATGA
- the mrpB gene encoding Na(+)/H(+) antiporter subunit B, whose product MNDLILSTATRFLMPLFLTFAVFLLLRGHNEPGGGFIAGLVAAAGFALYSLAYSPGRMIQLLRVGPRTLIGWGLLLAVGSGLCAPMAGKPFLTALWAKLHIPGLVNLKVGTPLIFDVGVFLVVVGVVLTVVVALEEEEA is encoded by the coding sequence GTGAACGATCTCATTCTCAGCACCGCAACGCGCTTCCTGATGCCGCTGTTTCTGACGTTCGCAGTGTTCCTGCTGCTGCGCGGACACAATGAGCCTGGCGGAGGCTTCATCGCCGGACTGGTGGCGGCGGCGGGTTTTGCCTTGTATTCCCTGGCGTATTCGCCCGGCAGGATGATCCAGTTGCTGCGGGTGGGGCCGCGCACCCTCATTGGATGGGGTCTGCTGCTTGCCGTCGGCAGCGGCCTGTGCGCTCCGATGGCCGGCAAACCGTTCCTGACCGCCCTGTGGGCGAAGCTGCACATCCCCGGTCTTGTGAATCTGAAGGTGGGAACGCCACTGATCTTCGATGTGGGAGTGTTTCTTGTCGTCGTGGGCGTGGTGCTGACCGTAGTGGTGGCACTGGAGGAGGAAGAGGCCTGA
- the mrpA gene encoding Na(+)/H(+) antiporter subunit A: MTALVLAVLSPFLLAGLVPWAHAGLKHRAGWLLAVLPAILTAFFGSLMPLAASGAPASFRMPWMDSAGVMFSFRADGLALLFAVLISGIGTFILIYAGGYLKGHPHQGRMFVFLLLFMGSMLGVVLSDNLITLFVFWELTSLTSYLLIGFNHEQERSRRAALQALVVTGTGGLAMLAGFLLLGMAAGSMELSDIVGRGDQIRSAALYLPVLILVLLGAFTKSAQFPFHHWLPNAMEAPTPVSAYLHSATMVKAGVFLLARLSPVLGGTPEWKASLTVFGAATMLAGGTLALVKTDLKQLLAYSTVASLGFMVMLLGIGSPYAVKGCLVFLTAHALYKGALFMVAGAVDHETGTRDASVLRGLRSVMPFTAFAASLAGLAMAGLGPWLSFIGKELALEAVLGGGNLWLAAVAVLTSASFVAVAGVTGLRIFAGPRSAAPKKAHEAPVSMWIGPVWLAVKGALLGLMAGKAAAFVAPAVSSVLGRPEEVRLVLWLGVNAALGLSTLSIALGAAAYMGWDGLRTAGRLGDTILKWGPDRLYDLLLDAFTAFARGQTRVVQSGYLRYYLLAVVLSVMALAGHSLYTRGEPPVMVSSVPVTPYSAAVALMIIASAVAAVLLDTRLGAIAALGGAGGGVALIYVMYGAPDLAMTQFLVETLTIILFMLIIFKLPRFARLSRPWSRVRDGLISLAAGSMMAYLALVALHVDLHPPISSYFAENSVSAGFGRNVVNVILVDFRALDTLGEISVLGLAGLGVYAVLKLRLSGRKAP, translated from the coding sequence ATGACGGCGCTGGTCCTGGCAGTGCTTTCGCCGTTCCTGCTCGCGGGACTGGTGCCGTGGGCTCACGCGGGGCTGAAGCATCGTGCGGGATGGCTGCTGGCCGTCCTTCCGGCGATCCTGACGGCGTTCTTCGGCTCACTGATGCCTCTTGCGGCCTCTGGCGCGCCCGCATCCTTCCGCATGCCGTGGATGGACAGCGCCGGGGTGATGTTCTCCTTCCGCGCGGACGGGCTGGCGCTTCTGTTCGCCGTGCTGATCTCCGGGATCGGGACGTTCATCCTGATCTACGCCGGCGGATATCTCAAGGGGCACCCACACCAGGGCAGGATGTTCGTCTTCCTGCTCCTGTTCATGGGCTCCATGCTGGGTGTGGTCTTGTCTGACAATCTGATCACGCTCTTTGTGTTCTGGGAGCTAACCAGCCTGACCAGTTATCTGCTCATCGGGTTCAACCACGAGCAGGAACGGAGCCGCCGAGCGGCTCTGCAGGCGCTGGTGGTGACCGGCACGGGCGGCCTGGCGATGCTGGCCGGGTTCCTGTTGCTTGGGATGGCGGCAGGCTCGATGGAACTTTCGGACATCGTGGGACGGGGTGATCAGATCCGTTCCGCCGCGCTTTATCTACCCGTGCTGATCCTGGTGCTTCTGGGAGCTTTCACGAAGAGCGCGCAGTTCCCTTTCCACCACTGGCTGCCGAATGCGATGGAGGCGCCCACTCCGGTCAGCGCCTATCTGCATTCCGCCACCATGGTGAAGGCCGGGGTCTTCCTTCTTGCGCGTCTGAGTCCCGTGCTGGGAGGGACACCCGAATGGAAGGCCTCGCTCACGGTCTTCGGGGCGGCCACCATGCTGGCAGGCGGGACGCTGGCACTTGTGAAGACGGATCTGAAGCAGCTTCTGGCATATTCCACGGTGGCTTCGCTGGGCTTCATGGTGATGCTGCTGGGCATCGGGAGCCCGTATGCTGTCAAAGGCTGCCTGGTGTTCCTCACGGCGCACGCACTGTACAAGGGCGCGCTCTTTATGGTGGCCGGCGCAGTGGACCACGAGACAGGCACGCGGGATGCGTCGGTGCTGAGGGGCTTGCGGAGCGTAATGCCGTTCACCGCCTTTGCGGCGTCTCTGGCCGGGCTGGCGATGGCCGGGCTGGGTCCCTGGCTCAGCTTCATTGGCAAAGAGCTGGCGCTCGAGGCGGTTCTGGGCGGAGGGAACCTCTGGCTGGCGGCAGTCGCGGTGCTGACATCGGCCTCGTTCGTGGCTGTTGCCGGAGTCACGGGGCTGCGCATCTTTGCTGGACCACGGTCAGCGGCGCCGAAGAAAGCCCACGAGGCTCCGGTCAGCATGTGGATCGGACCGGTGTGGCTTGCCGTCAAGGGAGCGCTCCTGGGTTTGATGGCTGGCAAGGCCGCGGCGTTCGTTGCTCCGGCGGTATCGAGCGTGCTGGGGCGCCCGGAGGAAGTCAGGCTTGTACTCTGGCTTGGGGTGAACGCGGCTCTGGGACTGAGCACTCTCTCCATCGCCCTTGGGGCGGCGGCTTACATGGGATGGGACGGACTCCGGACCGCCGGGCGGCTGGGGGACACCATCCTGAAGTGGGGGCCGGACCGGCTGTACGACCTCTTGCTTGATGCGTTCACGGCGTTCGCGCGCGGACAGACCCGCGTGGTCCAGAGCGGCTACCTCCGCTACTATCTGCTGGCGGTGGTCCTTAGCGTAATGGCCCTGGCCGGGCACTCTCTTTACACGCGCGGTGAGCCACCGGTCATGGTGTCCTCCGTCCCTGTGACGCCCTACAGCGCAGCAGTGGCACTGATGATCATCGCCTCGGCGGTCGCCGCGGTTCTGCTGGACACCCGCCTGGGGGCGATCGCCGCTCTGGGAGGCGCAGGCGGGGGAGTGGCTCTCATCTATGTGATGTACGGGGCGCCGGACCTGGCCATGACCCAGTTCCTGGTGGAGACCCTGACCATCATCCTGTTCATGCTGATCATCTTCAAGCTGCCGCGATTCGCCCGGCTGTCAAGGCCCTGGTCGCGCGTGCGGGACGGGCTGATCTCTCTCGCGGCGGGCAGCATGATGGCGTATCTGGCGCTGGTGGCCCTGCACGTGGATCTGCACCCGCCCATCTCCTCCTATTTCGCGGAGAACAGCGTTTCGGCCGGTTTCGGCCGTAACGTCGTGAACGTCATCCTGGTGGATTTCCGTGCTCTGGACACGTTGGGGGAGATCTCGGTGTTGGGGCTGGCGGGGCTGGGAGTATATGCAGTGCTGAAGCTCAGGCTCTCGGGGAGGAAAGCGCCGTGA
- a CDS encoding hypothetical protein (possible pseudo, frameshifted): MAGGGYNAVKHPQPAMPRHSRSSLKKRAEEVVRILSRRYPDARCTLDHRNPFELLCATILAAQCTDAKVNTVTPELFRRWPTPEAMAAADIADVERVVHPLGFFRQKARALVEMSRDIVAIHGGEVPRTMEELVRLRGVGRKTANVLLGTCFTGGGVIVDTHCRRISRRLGLTRETDPDRIERDLMSLLPPEHWSIFGHLMVFHGRAVCDARRPACEACPLLHLCPEGSRRTAAAPAVREAAG, encoded by the coding sequence GTGGCCGGTGGCGGGTATAATGCTGTCAAACACCCGCAACCGGCCATGCCCAGACATTCCCGATCCAGCCTGAAGAAGCGCGCGGAGGAGGTGGTCCGCATCCTTTCCCGGCGGTATCCCGATGCGCGCTGCACGCTGGATCACCGCAACCCCTTCGAGCTCCTGTGCGCCACCATCCTGGCGGCGCAGTGCACGGACGCCAAGGTCAACACCGTGACCCCGGAGCTGTTCCGGCGGTGGCCGACGCCTGAGGCGATGGCTGCGGCGGACATCGCCGACGTGGAACGCGTGGTGCATCCGCTGGGGTTCTTCCGGCAGAAGGCGCGGGCCCTGGTGGAGATGTCGCGGGATATCGTGGCCATCCACGGGGGCGAGGTGCCGCGTACAATGGAGGAACTCGTCCGCCTGCGCGGCGTGGGCCGGAAGACCGCCAACGTCCTTCTGGGAACCTGTTTCACCGGCGGCGGAGTCATTGTGGATACCCACTGCCGCCGGATCAGCCGCAGGCTGGGCCTGACGCGGGAGACGGATCCGGACCGCATTGAGCGGGACCTGATGTCCCTGCTGCCGCCTGAGCACTGGAGCATCTTCGGCCATCTGATGGTCTTTCACGGCAGGGCCGTCTGCGACGCCCGCCGCCCCGCATGCGAGGCGTGCCCCTTGCTCCACCTGTGCCCGGAAGGGTCCCGCCGCACGGCCGCCGCCCCGGCGGTGCGGGAGGCGGCTGGATGA
- the panD gene encoding aspartate 1-decarboxylase translates to MRLLTLLKGKIHRATVTASNVDYIGSITIDAALMEKAGIVEGEMVHVWNLTNGQRFITYAIPGEPDSGTIQINGSAAHRARQGDKVIIAAFIITDEEVEPKVVLVDDQNRFVKYL, encoded by the coding sequence TTGCGGCTTCTCACGCTTCTGAAAGGCAAGATCCACCGCGCCACTGTCACGGCGTCCAACGTGGACTATATTGGCAGCATCACCATTGATGCCGCCCTCATGGAGAAGGCTGGCATCGTGGAAGGGGAGATGGTGCACGTCTGGAACCTGACCAACGGCCAGCGCTTTATCACATACGCCATCCCCGGCGAACCGGACTCTGGCACCATCCAGATCAACGGCTCAGCCGCCCACCGCGCAAGACAGGGTGACAAAGTCATCATCGCGGCGTTCATAATTACAGATGAAGAAGTGGAGCCGAAGGTGGTCCTGGTGGACGACCAGAACCGGTTCGTAAAGTATCTGTAG
- the ftsY gene encoding signal recognition particle receptor FtsY encodes MRLFGALKNIARKLTGKTVLDEDTAEELEEALIGADVAYETVTKILQRLHDSKAHPDGVEAGLREIICDLMGSDGPQGLAYGPQPPSVIFVAGVNGVGKTTTIAKLAHLYRREGKRVLLCAADTFRAAAIEQLEIWAGRVGADIVKGQPGADPAAVVFDGINAARARGADVVIVDTAGRLHTKSNLMEELRKIVRTVEKTAGRPPDETLLVLDATTGQNAIAQAREFLNAINVTGLVLSKMDSSARGGTVLSIRDELGVPVRYIGTGEKVEDLELFDPREFARQLLEG; translated from the coding sequence ATGCGGCTGTTTGGAGCCCTAAAGAACATTGCCCGCAAGCTGACCGGAAAAACCGTCCTGGACGAGGACACTGCCGAGGAACTGGAGGAGGCACTCATCGGCGCCGACGTCGCCTACGAGACGGTGACGAAAATCCTCCAGCGCTTGCACGACTCGAAAGCGCATCCCGACGGGGTGGAGGCAGGGCTGCGGGAGATCATCTGTGACCTGATGGGATCGGACGGCCCGCAGGGACTGGCCTACGGTCCGCAGCCGCCCTCGGTCATTTTCGTCGCCGGCGTCAACGGCGTGGGCAAAACCACCACCATCGCCAAACTGGCGCACCTGTACCGCCGGGAAGGCAAGCGGGTGCTGCTGTGCGCGGCGGACACTTTCCGCGCCGCGGCCATCGAGCAGCTTGAGATCTGGGCCGGTCGCGTGGGAGCGGACATCGTGAAAGGTCAGCCCGGTGCGGACCCGGCGGCGGTGGTCTTCGACGGCATCAACGCCGCACGCGCCCGCGGCGCGGACGTGGTCATTGTGGACACGGCGGGACGGCTGCATACGAAATCCAACCTGATGGAGGAGCTGCGCAAGATCGTCCGGACGGTGGAGAAGACCGCCGGGCGGCCGCCGGACGAGACCCTGCTGGTACTGGACGCCACCACCGGGCAGAATGCCATCGCACAGGCGCGGGAGTTCCTGAACGCCATCAACGTGACGGGTCTTGTGCTCAGCAAGATGGATTCCAGCGCACGCGGGGGCACGGTGCTCAGCATCCGGGATGAACTGGGCGTGCCGGTGCGCTACATCGGCACGGGCGAGAAGGTGGAGGACCTGGAACTGTTCGATCCTCGCGAGTTCGCCCGCCAGCTGTTGGAGGGATGA
- a CDS encoding gluconolactonase: MENALFVVCLGVAICLLVVSPGAAQQGSLEKVCGDLKFPEGPAWDGKGTLYFSNCSADTISRLGPDGAFTFEWMKGSESPEKSPFRKTNGITVHRDGSLFICDYGLNAIVRVDPQTKKGEVYADRCDGEAFKGPNDLAFDPAGNLYFTDPVGSGRDNPVGCVYRVETVTRKVTRVAGGMAFPNGLAFTADGGYLYVCESQQNRIVRFPVNRDGSLGKMEPFADLSPNGPGEPDGMAVDSSGRLWVTHFGAHSVLIIEPDGRIVQRIEVPHTEGNGYGPTNIEFAGPDLRTVYITDPGSAALFRMRSEVPGLPLFCSPMDRRGKQ, encoded by the coding sequence ATGGAGAATGCGCTTTTCGTGGTGTGTCTCGGAGTGGCCATCTGCCTGCTCGTGGTGTCCCCCGGAGCGGCCCAGCAGGGCTCTCTGGAGAAAGTCTGCGGGGACCTGAAATTCCCGGAGGGGCCGGCCTGGGACGGCAAAGGCACGCTTTACTTTTCCAACTGCTCCGCTGACACCATCTCGCGCCTTGGCCCGGACGGCGCGTTCACGTTCGAATGGATGAAGGGCTCGGAGTCACCGGAGAAGTCCCCGTTCCGGAAGACCAACGGCATCACGGTACACCGGGACGGGTCGCTCTTCATCTGTGATTACGGCCTGAACGCGATCGTCCGCGTTGACCCGCAGACGAAAAAGGGCGAGGTGTACGCAGACCGTTGCGACGGCGAGGCGTTCAAGGGTCCAAACGATCTGGCCTTCGATCCGGCCGGAAACCTGTACTTCACCGATCCCGTCGGCTCCGGGCGCGACAATCCGGTGGGATGCGTCTATCGCGTGGAGACCGTCACGCGCAAGGTGACGCGCGTTGCCGGCGGTATGGCCTTCCCGAACGGCCTGGCCTTTACGGCGGACGGTGGTTACCTTTATGTGTGCGAGTCCCAGCAGAATCGCATTGTCCGCTTTCCCGTCAACCGGGACGGGTCGCTAGGTAAGATGGAGCCCTTCGCGGACCTTTCCCCCAACGGACCTGGCGAACCGGACGGAATGGCTGTGGACTCATCGGGGCGTCTGTGGGTCACACACTTCGGGGCGCACTCGGTGTTGATCATCGAGCCGGACGGCAGGATCGTCCAACGCATCGAGGTGCCGCATACGGAAGGAAACGGCTACGGTCCCACCAACATCGAGTTTGCCGGACCGGACCTGAGGACGGTCTACATCACGGATCCGGGGTCGGCCGCGCTGTTCCGGATGCGCTCGGAAGTGCCCGGTCTGCCCCTGTTCTGCTCGCCGATGGACCGCCGCGGGAAGCAGTGA